The Bacteroidota bacterium genomic interval AATATCCCTGATTTCTTTTGCCCGAGTTAAGGTCATCATATGTGATCCATTCTTTATCAGGTATGTATAATTTACATTTCTAATGGGTATTGTATGATCATTACTACCATGAATATGGATAATTGCAGGATCATAATCCTTCCTTTTCCAATTAATAATCATTCCGATACTTCTTTTCAAAAATATCGGATCCAGGTTTTCAAGCATAGCATTACAGGTTTCTTTCTCTTTGTTCCGATCTGGCTCGAACAATGGCTGAGCAATAAAAGTGGATTTTTTTAAGATGATTGGAGGAACTATTCTATACACAGGAATTGCTCTTTGGAATTTATATTGAGCAGGTAATTCTGTTCTGCACTTAGCGCTGGACATAATGATTACCTTTTCAG includes:
- a CDS encoding alpha/beta hydrolase; translation: MKWEIPSKDDDMNSYAIQLSKQIDTSKKFYLIGASLGGMIATEMNSFLKPEKVIIMSSAKCRTELPAQYKFQRAIPVYRIVPPIILKKSTFIAQPLFEPDRNKEKETCNAMLENLDPIFLKRSIGMIINWKRKDYDPAIIHIHGSNDHTIPIRNVNYTYLIKNGSHMMTLTRAKEIRDIILSEIEK